Proteins from one Cicer arietinum cultivar CDC Frontier isolate Library 1 chromosome 3, Cicar.CDCFrontier_v2.0, whole genome shotgun sequence genomic window:
- the LOC140919887 gene encoding uncharacterized protein produces MAVTSPTLASLQDTTHDYYIHPNENPSLVLVSPILEGPNYHGWARAMAMSLQMKNKFGFVDGSIPCPDAPNQMIPAWKRCNNLVLSWINHSVSHEIATSILWIDTAAATWKDLKDRFSQGDYVRISQLHQDLYSMHQSDLTVTAYYTKMKILWDELCNYRPIPECQSVTLCCCDVSKTLKKYRDNDCVLCFLRGLNDNYSAVRSQILLMDPLPFLTKIFSMIIQQERQLQTSILPGSSVMAAQVPQQASYQNKPSYSSSNSGRGKASYQGNQPRHSGGKVGVNRQCTHCGRTNHTIDTCFLIHGLPPGFKSKKVHNITTDSTSSGDSSVLGLSQEQIQSLLALLPQTNLVSSHNVSTSAQTHGQVITEDDWES; encoded by the exons atgGCTGTAACTTCACCTACTCTTGCTTCGTTGCAAGATACCACACATGACTACTATATTCATCCCAATGAGAATCCCTCTCTTGTTCTCGTTTCTCCAATTCTTGAAGGTCCAAATTACCATGGCTGGGCTCGTGCAATGGCAATGTCGCTGCAGATGAAAAACAAGTTTGGTTTTGTCGATGGTTCTATTCCTTGTCCTGATGCACCTAATCAAATGATACCTGCTTGGAAGAGATGCAATAATCTGGTGCTCTCATGGATCAATCATTCCGTTTCTCATGAGATTGCTACGAGCATTCTCTGGATTGATACTGCAGCTGCGACATGGAAAGATCTTAAAGATCGTTTCTCTCAAggtgattatgttcgtatttcaCAATTGCATCAAGATCTTTATTCCATGCATCAATCTGATCTAACTGTTACTGCTTATTACACTAAAATGAAGATTCTCTGGGATGAGCTTTGTAACTATCGTCCTATTCCTGAGTGTCAATCTGTTACTTTGTGTTGCTGTGATGTTTCCAAAACACTGAAAAAATATCGAGACAATGATTGTGTGTTATGTTTCTTAAGAGGTTTGAACGATAACTACTCTGCTGTAAGATCTCAGATTCTCCTCATGGATCCTTTGCCTTTTTTGACCAAGATTTTTTCAATGATAATCCAACAAGAGCGGCAATTGCAGACGAGTATTCTTCCTGGATCTTCAGTTATGGCTGCCCAGGTTCCACAACAAGCTTCTTATCAGAATAAACCTTCTTAttcttcttcaaattctggCAGAGGAAAAGCATCATATCAAGGCAATCAGCCTAGACACTCAGGAGGAAAGGTTGGTGTGAATAGGCAATGTACTCATTGTGGTAGGACCAATCATACAATAGACACATGTTTTCTGATTCATGGATTACCTCCTGGATTCAAGTCCAAAAAGGTTCACAATATTACCACAGATTCGACTTCTTCTGGTGATTCTTCAGTTCTTGGCCTTTCTCAGGAACAAATTCAGAGTTTACTAGCTCTTCTTCCTCAGACCAATCTTGTGAGCTCTCACAATGTGTCCACTTCTGCTCAGACTCATG GACAAGTCATCACTGAAGATGATTGGGAAAGCTGA
- the LOC101498818 gene encoding uncharacterized protein, whose protein sequence is MDEVLPIVALSLLLGAIIAFIFFNTYFRQRKSEVRSITNPNPNPNPNPISSSSKPLPNKKSHPKHHSSDKDQSKRHHPLDLNTLKGHGDAVTGICFSPDGRNLATACGDGVVRVFKLDDASSKSFKFLRINLPAGGHPTAVAFSNDASSIVVSSHTLSGCSLYMYGEEKPKASENMPQTKLPLPEIKWENHKVHDKKAIITLFGTSATYGTADGSALFASCSEGTDIILWHGKNGKSLGHVDTNQLKNNMAAISPNGRFIAAAAFTADVKVWEIVYAKDGSVKEVSNVMQLKGHKSAVTWLCFTPNSEQIITASKDGSLRIWNINVRYHLDEDPKTLKVIPIPLRDSAGTTLHYDRLSISPDGKYLAATHGSTLQWLCVETGKVLDTAEKAHDGDITGISWGPKTLPMGNEQVLILATASVDKKVKLWAAPS, encoded by the exons atggaTGAAGTGTTACCCATTGTTGCTCTTTCTCTTCTTCTCGGTGCCATCATTgccttcatcttcttcaacaCCTATTTCCGACAACGCAAATCTGAAGTCCGATCCATCACAAATCCAAATCCAAATCCAAACCCAAACCCAATCTCCTCCTCTTCAAAACCCCTTCCTAACAAGAAATCTCACCCTAAACACCATTCCTCTGATAAG GATCAAAGCAAGAGGCATCATCCGTTGGATTTGAATACCTTGAAAGGCCACGGTGATGCAGTAACAGGGATATGCTTCTCTCCTGATGGACGAAATTTGGCAACAG CTTGTGGTGATGGAGTGGTGAGAGTATTTAAGTTGGACGATGCTTCAAGTAAAAGTTTCAA GTTCCTGAGAATTAATTTGCCTGCTGGAGGTCATCCAACTGCAGTTGCATTTTCTAACGATGCATCCTCCATCGTTGTGTCATCGCACACACTCTCTGGTTGTTCATTATACATGTACGGTGAAGAGAAACCTAAAGCTTCTGAAAATATGCCACAAACAAAGCTTCCTCTCCCGGAGATTAAGTGGGAAAATCACAAAGTTCATGATAAAAAAGCAATAATTACTCTGTTTGGAACCTCCGCTACTTATGGCACTGCTGATGGGAGTGCATTATTTGCCTCATGTTCAGAAG GGACTGACATCATTCTTTGGCATGGAAAAAATGGGAAGAGTTTGGGGCATGTGGATACAAATCAACTTAAAAATAACATGGCTGCTATATCACCCAATGGGCGCTTCATTGCAGCTGCAGCGTTTACTGCAGACGTTAAG GTCTGGGAGATTGTATATGCAAAGGATGGATCTGTCAAGGAAGTTTCAAATGTTATGCAGCTTAAGGGGCATAAG AGTGCAGTGACTTGGTTATGCTTTACTCCAAACTCGGAGCAAATAATCACAGCCTCCAAGGATGGTTCATTGAGAATATGGAATATCAATG TTCGCTATCATCTTGATGAGGATCCAAAGACACTGAAGGTGATCCCAATTCCTCTTCGTGATTCTGCCGGTACTACTTTGCACTATGATCGCCTCAGTATTTCACCTGATGGAAAATATTTGGCTGCAACCCATGGTTCCACATTGCAGTGGTTATGTGTTGAGACTGGAAAGGTTTTAGATACAGCTGAAAAAGCCCATGATG GTGACATCACAGGCATTTCATGGGGGCCTAAAACTCTTCCAATGG GAAATGAACAAGTCTTGATTTTAGCCACAGCCAGTGTTGACAAGAAAGTGAAGTTATGGGCAGCTCCATCCTGA
- the LOC101499136 gene encoding methylsterol monooxygenase 1-1-like: MLPYETLEESKNVLGRDLTLGETLWFNYSVKKSEFVLHGHNTLFLCIFYSIATIPFILIELSGHKKLNKYKIQPSVTRSFWEMFKCYKNVMWTFIVTVGPLQIISYPTIKWIGIRTGLPLPSGWEMFWQLLVYFVIEDYTNYWLHRLLHCKWAFENIHRVHHEYKTPLGLSAPYAHWAEILILGFPAFLGPALVPGHILTYWLWFILRQLEAIETHSGYDFPWNPTKYIPFYGGSAYHDYHHYVGGRSQGNFASVFTYCDYIYGTDKGYRYKKRMYEKISPTNTFNVQNYKVD, from the exons ATGCTTCCTTATGAGACTCTTGAAGAATCAAAAAATGTATTAGGTAGAGATCTCACACTTGGTGAGACACTATGGTTCAATTACTCGGTCAAAAAATCTGAGTTTGTTCTTCATGGCCACAATACTTTATTCTTGTGCATCTTTTACTCTATAGCCACAATTCCATTCATATTGATTGAACTTAGTGGACACAAGAAATTGAACAAATACAAGATTCAACCTTCAGTGACAAGGTCATTTTGGGAAATGTTCAAGTGCTACAAAAATGTTATGTGGACATTCATTGTTACAGTTGGTCCTCTTCAGATCATTTCTTATCCTACCATTAAG TGGATTGGGATCAGGACTGGTTTGCCATTGCCATCAGGTTGGGAGATGTTTTGGCAATTACTAGTTTACTTTGTTATAGAAGACTATACAAACTATTGGCTGCATAGGCTGCTCCATTGCAAATGGGCTTTTGAGAATATCCATAGAGTTCATCATGAGTATAAAACACCACTTGGACTTTCAGCACCATATGCCCATTGGGCTGAGATTTTGATATTGGGCTTCCCTGCCTTTCTTGGCCCAGCACTGGTTCCAGGGCACATTCTAACCTATTGGTTATGGTTCATTTTGCGACAACTAGAAGCCATTGAGACGCATAGTGG ATATGATTTTCCTTGGAATCCCACAAAATATATACCATTTTATGGAGGTTCTGCATACCATGACTATCATCATTATGTTGGTGGAAGAAGTCAAGGCAATTTTGCCTCAGTATTTACCTATTGTGATTACATTTATGGAACCGATAAG GGGTACCGATACAAAAAGCGAATGTATGAGAAAATATCTCCAACTAACACTTTCAATGTTCAAAACTACAAGGTGGACTAG